The DNA region TTTGAGCATCTCCAACAGAACCAGCTATGGTTGTTACAATATGATCGTCAATTTTAAATATTTTTTCTGCGACTTTGTGAGCTACTAAGTTTCCCATACTAGCTCTTCTTTCGCTTGCAAATACAACGCCATCTTTACAAGTAATTCCGACGGTTGTTGTACCTTCTAATATTTTGTCATCCATTTAAACACACCTCATATAGTATTTAAAATATCTAATTTCAACTACTTCATAGGTAATATATTAAAATCTTTTATATTTTTATTAATTTTATTTAAAATCAGAATCAATTATTAGTATAAACTAACAATATTAATATTATCCATTTGCATATATAAACTTTTCTTTCAAACGGTGAGTAAATGAAATATAAAAAAATCGGTGACATCCTTATCATAAATAATGAATACTTGGAAGAAGATTGTGAGTATCTGGCTAGAAAGCATAATGTGAAAACGATCATGAGGATAGACCATATTCAGGGAATAAGAAGGGAACCGGTTTATAAAATTCTTTTTGGACATGAAACCGAAACGATTAACAAAGAAAACGGTTGCCTATTTAAGCTGGATTTATCTAAAGTAATGTGGTCTAAAGGAAACAACAATGAAAGATTAAGGATTGCCAAATTGGTTGAGGACGGTGAAACAGTCATTGACATGTTTGCGGGAATTGGCTATTTTTCAATCCCTATTGGAGTTCATTCGAATGCCCAAAAAGTTTATGCAATCGAAATCAATCCCAATTCTTACCATTACCTGTGTGAAAATATAAAACTGAATAAGCTGAATAATGTCGCACCGATTTTAGGCGACTGCAAGGAACACACTCCCAAGTTAAAGGCCGACCGCATTGTAATGGGTTATGTGAAAACCACTCATCATTACCTGAAGGTGGCCATTGACAGTTTAAATGAGGGAGGAATAATTCATTATCACGAAACCGTTCCTGAAAAATTAATGGATAAAAGGCCTATTGAGAGAATTGTTGCACAGGCTGGAGATAGGGATGTTGAGCTGTTGAAGATAAATAAGATAAAAAAATATGCTCCCGGTGTAGAGCATGTGGTTGTTGATGCTAGGATAAGTTAGCTATTTTGTCTAGAATGCACTTACTCAGCCATTCCTCATTGATGTATTTTTCATAAACGCATAACCTTTCTGTTAATTCAAATCCAGCATCGTCGGTTAATTTTTCAAGTTCGGCAATGCCTGGCCACGGTGATGTAATATTTACATAATCGGGGCTTACCGGTGAAACACCGCCCCAATCATCAGCGCCACATAATAAAAATATTTGTGCAGTTTCGTTATTGAGGTTAGGTGGAACTTGTATGCTGACATCGGTATCTTTGAAAACTAAAGTCCCTGCTATAACGGTTCTAATCATGTCCAAGAAACTAGGGCTCGGCCAATTTTCCATTTCAATTCCGGGAATTGGTGTGAAATTTTGAATGATTACTTCTTGGATGTGACCATATCTGTCATAGAGGTCTCTAATGGTCAACAGCGATTCAGCTATTTCTTCTTTTGTTTCTCCAATTCCAATCAATATTCCTGTTGTGTATGGAATCTTAAGCTTTCCGGCATTTTCAATGGTTTCAATTCTCAAATCCGGATTTTTTCCAGGACTTTTATTATGGGCTGGCAATTCCATCAATCTTTTTGAAGAATTTTCAAGCATCAAACCCATGGAAGCATTAACCTCTTTCAATCTTTTCAGGTCTTCAAAACTGAAATTGCCTCCATTGGTATGGGGCAGCAATTTAGTCTCATCCAATGTCATTTGGCAAATGTCGACAATATAGTCAATCATCTTGCTATAGCCATATTCTTTGAGTTTAATTTGAACGATTTCCTCTTCATCTGCATCTTCACCAAAAGCGAATAGTGCCTCGGTACAACCATACTTTTCAGCTTCCTTCAAATCAGCTAAAATTTCATCTTTAGTTTTAAGAATTATCGCTTTTGGGTCTGCAGGATTCTTTTTGAAATTACAGTACCCACAATCGTTTCTACAGATTTCAGTCAATGGTATAAAAATGTTTTTAGAAAAAGTAATGAGATTATTCTCCCTATACTTTGATGTTTCTGACATGAAACTAATTATTTCGCTATCAGTTGCAGTCAAAATCTGGAGAATATCTTCTTTAGTAATTTTTGTCATGTTTAACCTTTATGTTCTGATACGGTTACTTCTACATAAAGTGGAGGAATTTCGTTTTTATCTTCCCAAATTGCTATAATGACATCAAAACTTGGAAGTTCAAATATCTTGTATTCAACTACAAGCCCCATGGATTCCAAATCTTCCTGAACTCTCATGAATCCTTTAGTATCTACAGCATTTGTGGTTATGTCGCTTTCTTGTATATTCTTATCTCCTGCTTTTAAGATTTCATCTACTTTTTCGGAATCTGATTCTAGTTCAGTTCCGCCAAGAATTTCACCAATTTCTGTAAGTTTGGCATCAAAATCAGCAAGAGGTATGGCTTTTCTGGATCTTCCTCTAACAATCAATATTTTATCATTATCTATTGCAGGCCTTGATCCTTTAAATGCATCAAAGAATCCCATTACCTGTCCTGCAATTTCATATGTTTTTTTCATTAAATCAGGTCCTATTCAATGTTTAATTCTGCTTTAAGTTCACCCATGGTGGTAACTTTTTCTGCAAATGCATTGTGCCTATGAATACTTTCATGATTTTCTTGACGTGATGTGATTATTGTATCGTCAGGGAAATCAGCATATTTGTTTGCAATCATTTCCATCATGTTTCTAACACAGTCTTCAACAAACACAGGTTTTCTGTGTGCATTCATGACAGTTGCATTTTCATCAGGTCTCTTCAACAATTCGCATACTGGAGAACTCATGGATGTTTCAATAATTTCAATTATATCTTCCGCTTTTACAACTTTGTCTTCAGGAACTTCTATTAATAATGTTCCAACTCCTCTTTGATTGTGTGAAGCAAATGTAACAGTATCCAATACTTTTTGAGTTGTTTCTTCATCCAAGAATTCCAATAATTTGTTCTTATCTGATTCTCGCACAGATTCCTGTGCACAAGGGCAAACGGTCATTCCAATGACTTCGGCTCCAATGCTTTTTCTAATGGAAACTTCGCCGTTTTCATCTCTCAGACCAATAGCTTTTGCTTTTAATTTAGCCATTTCCTGAGTTTTGTTTTTAGTCACTGGTGACTCTCTCATAAACATGAAATCAGTTGTCATTGATATTTCAACACGTTTAGCATATTCGTGTTTTGTCATCATTTTGTCTACAATTTTTGCACATAGTGATTCGACATCAACACCGGAATCCTCAGCTACAGTTTCAAGAACTTCGCTAATCGCTTCAGGGTTTCTGGACATGTGCACACCTTTTTGATCATTTGGTAAATCTACAAATGCATCAAAAGTAGGCAATAATATTATAGGTCTTTTATTTTGTCTTTCTAATTGTAATAGTTTCTTAACTCCGGTCACACCTACTCTTGTTAACTTAATAGGTATACTTGGAGCATCGTCTTGTGTGTCGGGTAAGCATATTGCCAATTTAATTACCTCGAAAATTTTATTTGAACATTAATATTTTTGTAATGTCTTTTTATTTATAGATTTATATTATTATTAAAATTAATTAGAAATGCATTTGTGTCATGTGGAAATTGTTTTTTACACAGATTTCAATAAAAATAGTCTGTTATTTTTTATTATTGTTAAAATTAAAAAAATAGTATTAAAAGCAGTAAAAGGTACTGCTTTAGTTTAGATTTATAAGATGTTTGAAGAACCCATGTCTTCTTTAATAACATCTAACACTGTTTGGGTGTAAGTTCTTTCTATAATTGGGTCTTTTAATAATTCTTTAATAAATGAATTTAATTCATTTGTGTTTCTGAATTTAGCTATCAAGAATGCATCATATTCTCCAGTAACATCATAGATTCCTACAACATTCTTGTTGAAAAATGTTTTTTCTTCCCAATTTTTGAGTTTTCCACCTTTTACTCTAACTCCGATGATTGTTGTTAAAACAAATCCTAATTTTTCATGATCGATTACTGGTGAAAACTTTTTAATTACTCCTGACTTGACCATCTTGTCAATACGGTTATGGACAGTTCCAACAGACACATCTAAACTACGTGATATTTGCCTGTAAGATGTTCTTACATCTTCATTGATTATTTTTAGAATGTTAATGTCTGTATCATCAAGTTTTATAACATTGTCTTTAGTTTTTACCATATTTTATCTCCCTAAATCAATATAGTTAACTTATGTAACTAACTTATAATACTAATGTACTGTTTATAATATTTAAAAGTTTTTATAAATTACTATATTTTTTTAGGTTTTTATTGTAAAATATCTATATAGTAATTTTTTCTTTACAAGTTTTTCTATAAATTATCATTTTATTCAGTTTATTTGCAATATTTGGAGATTTCTTTTAGTAAGGTGGTGGTTTGAATAAAATAAGAATTTATATATTTTCGGTTTCACATAATTTTAGGATTATATTTTCAATATCCTTGATTGTTGCATCAGTTTTTATTCCAAGTGGATTATAATGGGTTTTAATAGCTATAAATCCCTCTTTTCTCAGTTCTTCAAAAATCAAGTCTAATTTTGGCGCGCTGGCCTTCAATGATTTGCATATCTTATGGACATCATAAAATGTTGCAGGGGCTTTTGCTTCCTTTAAGCAACTGTTTAGGAGTTTTAAAGCCTGTTTTTCACGGTTTATTTTTTTATTTTCAGTCTCGTCAATCATCTTTTGAATAAACTCTTCGTTTTGGATGTCTCCTAACCATAATGGCCCTGCATGGATTAGCTTTTCACCACAAACCGGACAGACATATTCAATTGGCCCAGCCAGGCCCATGCTTGTCTGTCTGTGAAGACAATTTTTGCAATGGCTGATGTAGCCGATATTTTTCAAGGATTCATCTGTTCTTTTTGAACCTTTTTTAACGTAAAGATATAATCTCATATAATGTTCAGTGCTGTGGGACATTTTCACTTCAATGCATTTGGCATACTTTGAAAGTGTCAGCGCAACGAAACCCGACAATATTCTTATGCCGGTTTCATGACAATATTCGCTTTTATACGGTTTTGCATTGTATTTGCGAATGCAAGGTTCCTTGTAGGTTCCACATAATGCGGAAGTGTCTGTGGCGGTCACGCATAATAGCGAATTTCTTCGAGAGCAATATCCTGCTGAATCAAGAAACGGTGAAGGTGTTCCGAACGGATCAATATCTATAACATCGAATTCCCCTCGTTTCATCCTTAAAAACATGCTTGCGTCATGTTGGAAAACCTCGATGTCGTCTAGGTTATTCAATTCAATGTTGTGTCTTTCGTAATGGTTGGCGATTTCACTTATGTCGTTGATGCATACGTTTCTAACGCCATCAATTTCATTTTTATAGCGCACGCCACGTATTCCGCTTCCCCCAAACAAGTCGCATATGTTTATTTCTCTCTGCTCTTGTTTTTGAAATACCTGGATTGCAAGTATTGACAAATCTCTGTTCAATTCCATATTTGGGTTATAGAATACCGGTGCATCAGACGAAATTTTATCAAATTCTGGAAATTCTATTTTTGTCAATCCCTCTTCAATACTTTTGATTTTATATTCATCCATTCGTTTCACTCTTGATTGTTTTGATTAATTATGTAATGTTTTAAATATTATTAGATTTAAATATTAGTATAGTTAATTTAAATCTAATTGGTGATGAATGTGTCAAATATTAAAGTTCCTATTGCAAAACCAATAATCGGGGAAGAAGAAATAGAAAATGTTGTTGAAGTCCTAAAATCAGGCATGATTGCTCAAGGTCCTAAAGTCGAGGAATTTGAAGAAAATTTTGCCGAGTGGGTTGGGGCTGAGTATGGTATAGCCGTTAATTCTGGAACTGCTGCATTGCATGTGGCTTTACTATCCTGCGATATTGGCCAAGGCGATGAAGTAATAACCTCTCCATTCACATTTATTGCAAGCGGGAATTCAATTTTGTACACTGGCGCCAGACCAGTATTCGCCGACATAGATTTAAAAACTTATACAATTGACCCAAATTCAATAGAAGATTTGATTACTGAAAATACCAAGGCAATCTTGCCGGTGCAATTATATGGCCAGTCAGCAGATATGGACAAAATCAATGAAATTGCCGAAAAATATGGATTGGCAGTCATTGAAGATGCTGCTCAGGCACATGGTGCAACATGCAAAGGCAAACCTGTTGGAAGCATGGGGGATATGGCTTGCTTTAGTTTCTATCCCACTAAAAACATGACCACCTCTGAAGGAGGAATCATAACAACCAATGATGAGGATTTGGCCGATAATGCTAAAATGTTTAGGGCACATGGAGCTAGCATAAGATATCACCACAGTGAAATAGGATACAATTTCAGGATGACTGACATTTCAGCGGCAATAGGTCTTGCACAATTGGACAAGATTGATGAATTCAATGACAAGCGTATTGCA from Methanobrevibacter sp. includes:
- a CDS encoding class I SAM-dependent methyltransferase family protein — encoded protein: MKYKKIGDILIINNEYLEEDCEYLARKHNVKTIMRIDHIQGIRREPVYKILFGHETETINKENGCLFKLDLSKVMWSKGNNNERLRIAKLVEDGETVIDMFAGIGYFSIPIGVHSNAQKVYAIEINPNSYHYLCENIKLNKLNNVAPILGDCKEHTPKLKADRIVMGYVKTTHHYLKVAIDSLNEGGIIHYHETVPEKLMDKRPIERIVAQAGDRDVELLKINKIKKYAPGVEHVVVDARIS
- a CDS encoding Lrp/AsnC family transcriptional regulator, which translates into the protein MVKTKDNVIKLDDTDINILKIINEDVRTSYRQISRSLDVSVGTVHNRIDKMVKSGVIKKFSPVIDHEKLGFVLTTIIGVRVKGGKLKNWEEKTFFNKNVVGIYDVTGEYDAFLIAKFRNTNELNSFIKELLKDPIIERTYTQTVLDVIKEDMGSSNIL
- a CDS encoding tRNA (guanine(10)-N(2))-dimethyltransferase, with the translated sequence MDEYKIKSIEEGLTKIEFPEFDKISSDAPVFYNPNMELNRDLSILAIQVFQKQEQREINICDLFGGSGIRGVRYKNEIDGVRNVCINDISEIANHYERHNIELNNLDDIEVFQHDASMFLRMKRGEFDVIDIDPFGTPSPFLDSAGYCSRRNSLLCVTATDTSALCGTYKEPCIRKYNAKPYKSEYCHETGIRILSGFVALTLSKYAKCIEVKMSHSTEHYMRLYLYVKKGSKRTDESLKNIGYISHCKNCLHRQTSMGLAGPIEYVCPVCGEKLIHAGPLWLGDIQNEEFIQKMIDETENKKINREKQALKLLNSCLKEAKAPATFYDVHKICKSLKASAPKLDLIFEELRKEGFIAIKTHYNPLGIKTDATIKDIENIILKLCETENI
- the cofG gene encoding 7,8-didemethyl-8-hydroxy-5-deazariboflavin synthase subunit CofG, translated to MTKITKEDILQILTATDSEIISFMSETSKYRENNLITFSKNIFIPLTEICRNDCGYCNFKKNPADPKAIILKTKDEILADLKEAEKYGCTEALFAFGEDADEEEIVQIKLKEYGYSKMIDYIVDICQMTLDETKLLPHTNGGNFSFEDLKRLKEVNASMGLMLENSSKRLMELPAHNKSPGKNPDLRIETIENAGKLKIPYTTGILIGIGETKEEIAESLLTIRDLYDRYGHIQEVIIQNFTPIPGIEMENWPSPSFLDMIRTVIAGTLVFKDTDVSIQVPPNLNNETAQIFLLCGADDWGGVSPVSPDYVNITSPWPGIAELEKLTDDAGFELTERLCVYEKYINEEWLSKCILDKIANLS
- a CDS encoding DegT/DnrJ/EryC1/StrS aminotransferase family protein, translating into MSNIKVPIAKPIIGEEEIENVVEVLKSGMIAQGPKVEEFEENFAEWVGAEYGIAVNSGTAALHVALLSCDIGQGDEVITSPFTFIASGNSILYTGARPVFADIDLKTYTIDPNSIEDLITENTKAILPVQLYGQSADMDKINEIAEKYGLAVIEDAAQAHGATCKGKPVGSMGDMACFSFYPTKNMTTSEGGIITTNDEDLADNAKMFRAHGASIRYHHSEIGYNFRMTDISAAIGLAQLDKIDEFNDKRIANAAYLNEGLKDVDGVITPYCAEGSKHVYHQYTIRVEKGDRDDWVDIINECGVGTGIHYPIPLYNQPVYRKLGIEGDCPKAELAADNVISLPVHPSLTKEDLDLVIEAVKKASNELD
- the mptA gene encoding GTP cyclohydrolase MptA translates to MAICLPDTQDDAPSIPIKLTRVGVTGVKKLLQLERQNKRPIILLPTFDAFVDLPNDQKGVHMSRNPEAISEVLETVAEDSGVDVESLCAKIVDKMMTKHEYAKRVEISMTTDFMFMRESPVTKNKTQEMAKLKAKAIGLRDENGEVSIRKSIGAEVIGMTVCPCAQESVRESDKNKLLEFLDEETTQKVLDTVTFASHNQRGVGTLLIEVPEDKVVKAEDIIEIIETSMSSPVCELLKRPDENATVMNAHRKPVFVEDCVRNMMEMIANKYADFPDDTIITSRQENHESIHRHNAFAEKVTTMGELKAELNIE
- a CDS encoding DUF2120 family protein → MKKTYEIAGQVMGFFDAFKGSRPAIDNDKILIVRGRSRKAIPLADFDAKLTEIGEILGGTELESDSEKVDEILKAGDKNIQESDITTNAVDTKGFMRVQEDLESMGLVVEYKIFELPSFDVIIAIWEDKNEIPPLYVEVTVSEHKG